The following coding sequences are from one Treponema parvum window:
- a CDS encoding phosphotransferase family protein, whose amino-acid sequence MNLNTVIASRSDKTIYRDGDLAIKIFNETYSKSDILNEALNNARVEETGLNIPKIEEVAKIDNRWAIISTFIEGKTMAQLIEENPEKEQDYLKRFVDIQTEIHSKRSPLLNKLQDKMFRKIAETNLDETVKYDLQTRLQGMPKHVKVCHGDFNPSNIIIAKGDVPYILDWSHATQGNASADVARTYLLFRLAGKEKAAEYYIDLFCKKTNTEKKYIQSWMPIVAASQLVKSKAEERKFLLKWTQVVDYV is encoded by the coding sequence ATGAATCTTAACACGGTCATTGCGTCGCGAAGCGATAAAACTATTTACAGAGACGGAGATCTGGCAATAAAAATTTTTAACGAAACCTATTCGAAATCGGATATTTTAAACGAAGCTCTGAATAACGCGCGCGTAGAAGAGACCGGATTAAACATTCCGAAAATTGAAGAAGTTGCTAAAATCGACAATCGGTGGGCCATAATTTCAACTTTTATCGAAGGAAAAACTATGGCGCAGCTTATTGAAGAGAATCCCGAAAAAGAGCAGGACTATCTGAAAAGATTTGTCGACATACAAACGGAAATCCACAGCAAAAGATCGCCTCTGCTTAACAAGCTTCAAGACAAAATGTTCAGAAAAATCGCGGAAACGAATCTTGACGAAACCGTGAAGTACGATCTGCAGACGCGGCTTCAGGGTATGCCGAAGCATGTAAAGGTTTGCCACGGGGATTTTAATCCCAGCAATATAATAATCGCAAAAGGAGACGTTCCTTATATTTTGGACTGGTCTCATGCCACACAGGGCAACGCTTCCGCCGACGTAGCAAGAACATATCTTTTGTTCCGTCTTGCAGGTAAAGAAAAGGCTGCGGAATATTATATCGATCTGTTTTGCAAAAAGACAAATACCGAAAAAAAATACATCCAAAGCTGGATGCCGATCGTAGCCGCGTCTCAACTGGTAAAGAGTAAAGCGGAAGAACGCAAATTCCTGCTTAAATGGACGCAGGTTGTAGATTACGTATAA
- a CDS encoding type IV toxin-antitoxin system AbiEi family antitoxin domain-containing protein, with product MIMDSRTVLYKLKEYKSPKSKITQLIKKNELVQIRRGLFETDPSAPPYALLSAVYGPSYLSFEYALYWYNIIHERVSVITGAVFGKNKIKEFQTPFGYYLYQPVPKAVYPYDVGIFTENGYSWQMASPEKALCDTLYKAPPLKNVSELQSMLFDSLGMEERVLRSLKRNDIRFLAPRYGRKNTMLLLQFLEGA from the coding sequence ATGATAATGGACAGCCGAACGGTTCTTTATAAGCTTAAAGAGTATAAGTCGCCTAAATCCAAGATAACGCAGCTTATAAAGAAAAACGAACTCGTACAGATCAGGCGCGGATTATTTGAAACGGATCCTTCGGCGCCCCCCTATGCGCTTTTATCAGCCGTTTACGGTCCTTCTTATCTTTCGTTTGAATATGCGCTTTATTGGTATAATATTATTCACGAGCGGGTGAGCGTAATTACGGGGGCCGTATTCGGAAAAAATAAGATAAAAGAATTTCAAACTCCTTTCGGGTACTATCTATATCAGCCGGTGCCTAAAGCCGTATATCCTTACGACGTGGGTATTTTCACTGAAAACGGTTACAGCTGGCAGATGGCGTCGCCTGAAAAAGCTCTGTGCGATACTCTTTATAAAGCGCCACCTTTAAAAAACGTGTCCGAATTGCAAAGCATGCTTTTCGATTCTTTAGGAATGGAAGAAAGAGTTTTGCGATCTTTGAAAAGGAACGACATAAGGTTTCTTGCGCCGCGTTACGGACGTAAAAACACCATGCTATTATTGCAATTTTTAGAAGGCGCCTGA
- the adhE gene encoding bifunctional acetaldehyde-CoA/alcohol dehydrogenase, which translates to MEHIFVNSAEKLEEEIARVRAAQKKYSLFSQEQVDAIFKAAASAANQMRVPLAMQAVAETGMGVVEDKVIKNHFASEYIYNAYKNTKTCGIIEEDDSYGLKKIAEPIGVIAAVIPTTNPTSTAIFKTLISLKTRNGIVISPHPRAQKCTIAAAKVVLDAAVKAGAPEGIISWIDEPSLELTNLIMKEADIILATGGPGMVKSAYSSGKPALGVGAGNTPAIIDESADILLAVSSIIHSKTFDNGMICASEQSVIVHEKIYAKVKKEFADRGCYFLDPKETDKVRKTILVNGAINAKIVGQKAFTIAEMAGIKVPEATKILIGEVESVDISEEFAHEKLSPVLAMYKAKNFTDALQKAEHLIADGGYGHTSSLYINASTEKEKIAEFEKKMCTGRILINTPSSQGGIGDLYNFKLTPSLTLGCGSWGGNSVSENVGVKHLLNVKTVAERRENMLWFRCPEKVYVKRGCLPVALDEIKSVMNKKRAFIVTDEFLFAHGYTKPITDKLDQMGITHTTFFEVQPDPSLSAAKAGAAAMTAFKPDVIIAMGGGSSMDAGKIMWVLYEHPEVDFQDMAMRFCDIRKRIYTFPKMGEKAYFIAVPTSAGTGSEVTPFAVITDEKTNAKYPLADYELLPNMAIIDADMMKDGPKGLTAASGIDAVSHNLEALASVMATDYTDGLAMRSLKNIFEYLPRAYDKGAQDMVAREKMADAATMAGMAFANAFLGISHSLAHKLGAFHHVVHGIANSVLLPEIIRFNAAETPVKMGTFPQYAYPQAGHRYAEVAQMLGLKGKTDEEKVEALIEAVKALSARVGIKPTIRDYVPDEKAFLATLDDMVVAAFDDQCTGANPRYPLMSEIKEIYLNSYYGRDGKK; encoded by the coding sequence ATGGAACATATATTTGTAAATTCTGCTGAAAAACTGGAAGAAGAAATCGCGCGCGTCCGTGCCGCGCAAAAAAAGTATTCTTTATTTTCACAGGAGCAGGTAGACGCCATATTTAAAGCCGCCGCATCGGCAGCAAACCAAATGCGCGTTCCGCTTGCAATGCAGGCTGTGGCAGAAACCGGTATGGGCGTTGTGGAAGACAAGGTTATTAAAAATCATTTCGCTTCCGAATACATATACAACGCGTATAAAAACACAAAAACCTGCGGGATAATCGAAGAGGACGACAGTTACGGCTTAAAAAAGATCGCCGAGCCCATCGGCGTAATCGCCGCCGTCATTCCTACTACAAATCCTACTTCAACTGCGATCTTTAAAACCCTCATATCGCTTAAAACCAGAAACGGGATAGTAATAAGCCCTCATCCGAGAGCCCAAAAATGTACGATCGCCGCAGCGAAGGTTGTTCTTGACGCAGCGGTAAAAGCGGGAGCTCCGGAAGGTATAATAAGTTGGATAGACGAACCCTCTCTGGAACTCACAAACCTTATAATGAAAGAAGCCGATATTATCCTTGCAACCGGCGGACCTGGAATGGTAAAGTCCGCGTATTCCAGCGGCAAACCCGCGCTCGGCGTAGGAGCGGGCAATACGCCTGCCATCATCGACGAATCGGCCGACATACTGCTCGCGGTCAGTTCGATAATTCATTCCAAAACTTTCGATAACGGAATGATCTGCGCTTCCGAGCAGTCCGTTATCGTACATGAAAAAATATATGCAAAAGTAAAAAAAGAATTTGCCGACAGGGGCTGTTATTTCCTTGATCCGAAAGAAACGGATAAGGTTCGTAAAACCATTCTTGTAAACGGCGCCATCAATGCAAAAATAGTGGGACAAAAAGCTTTTACCATAGCCGAAATGGCAGGCATAAAGGTTCCTGAAGCAACAAAAATTCTTATAGGCGAAGTTGAAAGCGTCGATATTTCAGAAGAATTTGCACATGAAAAACTTTCTCCGGTACTCGCAATGTACAAGGCAAAAAATTTCACCGACGCGCTGCAAAAAGCCGAACATCTCATAGCCGACGGAGGCTACGGACACACTTCATCCCTTTATATAAACGCTTCAACCGAAAAAGAAAAAATAGCTGAATTTGAAAAAAAGATGTGTACGGGAAGAATTCTCATAAACACACCTTCTTCTCAAGGAGGAATAGGAGACCTTTATAATTTCAAACTCACTCCTTCCCTCACCCTGGGCTGCGGTTCATGGGGAGGAAATTCCGTTTCGGAAAACGTAGGCGTAAAACATCTGTTAAACGTTAAAACCGTTGCAGAAAGGAGAGAAAACATGCTGTGGTTCCGCTGCCCCGAAAAAGTATACGTAAAGAGAGGCTGTCTGCCTGTGGCTCTCGACGAGATAAAGTCCGTAATGAACAAAAAACGCGCGTTTATAGTTACGGACGAATTTTTGTTTGCACACGGATATACGAAACCGATCACGGATAAACTCGATCAGATGGGAATAACGCACACCACGTTCTTTGAAGTACAGCCGGATCCTTCTCTTTCCGCCGCAAAAGCCGGAGCCGCCGCCATGACGGCTTTTAAACCGGACGTCATAATAGCGATGGGCGGCGGCTCCTCTATGGATGCGGGTAAGATAATGTGGGTATTGTACGAGCATCCGGAAGTGGATTTTCAGGACATGGCTATGCGCTTTTGCGACATCAGAAAACGCATTTACACCTTTCCTAAGATGGGAGAAAAGGCATACTTTATCGCCGTTCCCACTTCTGCAGGAACAGGGTCGGAAGTTACTCCGTTTGCCGTAATAACCGATGAAAAAACAAACGCGAAATACCCTCTTGCCGATTACGAACTCTTACCGAATATGGCAATAATTGACGCGGACATGATGAAAGACGGTCCTAAAGGTCTTACCGCCGCATCGGGAATCGACGCGGTTTCTCACAACCTTGAAGCGCTCGCTTCCGTAATGGCAACCGATTATACGGACGGGCTTGCGATGCGTTCTCTTAAAAATATTTTTGAATACCTGCCGAGAGCATACGACAAGGGCGCCCAAGACATGGTAGCGCGCGAAAAAATGGCGGACGCGGCGACGATGGCCGGTATGGCTTTTGCAAACGCGTTCCTCGGGATAAGTCATTCTTTGGCGCATAAACTGGGAGCGTTCCACCACGTAGTTCACGGAATTGCAAACTCCGTTCTTTTACCTGAGATAATCCGTTTTAATGCGGCCGAAACTCCTGTAAAAATGGGGACATTCCCGCAGTACGCCTATCCTCAGGCCGGACACCGCTATGCGGAAGTCGCTCAAATGCTCGGACTTAAAGGTAAAACCGACGAGGAAAAGGTGGAAGCCCTCATAGAAGCTGTAAAAGCTCTCAGCGCCAGAGTAGGCATTAAACCCACCATAAGAGACTATGTCCCGGATGAAAAAGCCTTCCTTGCGACTTTGGACGATATGGTTGTAGCCGCCTTTGACGATCAGTGTACCGGCGCCAATCCGCGGTATCCGCTTATGTCGGAAATCAAAGAAATTTATCTTAACTCCTATTACGGAAGAGACGGGAAAAAGTAA
- a CDS encoding Crp/Fnr family transcriptional regulator, translating into MPKAVKYTKGSIIYFSGDKDDRVFILQSGIVILTTHDIESNSQITEQVKTGEFFGVKSALGHFPREETATVLTDSIVITMNVAEFETLFSSKKDVIIKMLRVFSHQLRMVHKKIESILHNSEEINQASGMLSVAKSFYNDEQYRSCCDVCIKLLTRFPNSELKETVAKLYADAKLRYDKTTARKHRTLPAQNAAPAKGALKQFSLPAFERFAKMFEPDQVIISEFEPGDCFYLIQSGEVQLVKCVNGAKKNLDILKPGEFFGEMAILDNSPRSATCVAINQVELLEFNKENFQSLIAGNPQIALILLKLFCKRIYDQKRRLNILVISDLQARIADVFVMYDEMNPVQNIEDRSRKFNLTIASVAHWAGLTPEVAREEINKFIEKRKLEVFENYMIVSNITDMKRIVDTKSVQKTN; encoded by the coding sequence ATGCCAAAAGCGGTAAAATACACAAAAGGTTCGATCATTTACTTTTCCGGCGATAAGGATGACAGAGTATTCATACTTCAAAGCGGAATAGTTATTCTTACCACCCACGACATAGAATCAAATTCTCAAATTACCGAACAGGTGAAGACCGGAGAATTTTTCGGTGTAAAATCGGCCTTGGGGCATTTTCCTCGTGAAGAAACGGCAACCGTATTGACCGACAGCATAGTGATCACGATGAACGTAGCGGAATTTGAAACGCTTTTCAGCTCGAAAAAAGACGTTATCATAAAGATGCTGAGAGTCTTTTCTCACCAGCTGCGGATGGTGCACAAAAAGATCGAATCCATACTGCATAACAGCGAAGAAATAAATCAAGCGTCGGGAATGCTTTCCGTAGCAAAAAGTTTTTACAATGACGAACAATACCGTTCATGCTGCGACGTATGCATAAAGCTGCTTACTCGGTTTCCCAATTCAGAACTCAAAGAGACGGTTGCCAAATTATATGCCGACGCAAAGCTGAGATACGACAAAACCACGGCGAGAAAGCACAGGACTCTTCCCGCTCAAAACGCGGCTCCGGCAAAGGGCGCTCTAAAACAATTTTCTCTCCCGGCCTTTGAGCGTTTTGCCAAAATGTTTGAGCCGGATCAGGTAATTATTTCGGAATTTGAACCGGGAGATTGCTTTTACCTTATACAGTCAGGCGAAGTGCAGCTTGTAAAATGCGTAAACGGTGCGAAGAAAAACCTCGACATACTTAAACCAGGAGAATTTTTCGGCGAGATGGCCATCCTCGATAATTCGCCGCGTTCGGCTACCTGTGTGGCGATAAATCAAGTAGAGCTGCTGGAATTCAATAAAGAGAATTTTCAATCGCTCATCGCCGGAAACCCTCAAATCGCGCTTATTCTTTTAAAACTTTTCTGTAAAAGGATATACGATCAAAAACGCCGCCTCAACATCCTTGTAATAAGCGATTTGCAGGCCAGAATCGCAGACGTATTCGTCATGTACGATGAAATGAACCCCGTTCAAAATATCGAAGATCGCTCGCGAAAATTCAACTTGACAATCGCGTCGGTCGCTCATTGGGCAGGACTTACTCCCGAGGTCGCAAGAGAAGAGATCAATAAATTCATTGAAAAACGCAAACTCGAAGTCTTTGAAAATTATATGATAGTTTCAAATATAACCGACATGAAACGCATCGTCGACACAAAATCGGTTCAAAAAACAAATTAA
- a CDS encoding PHP domain-containing protein has product MIDLHSHSTASDGQYSPAALVQKAASEGVRVLALTDHDTLAGHEEASEAAKKASIVFIPGTELEIEWPTGEFHLLGLGIMPGSKKLASIISYLQDERKRRNSLIVQKMRDGGVDITMDEMEKIFAGQTVGRPHFADLLVLRKIVKTRQEAFDKYFARGRPWYIPRKGADLQEAVEAILAASGVPVIAHPLSLYVSWGKLENTLRGIYDSGVQGLEAWHPGARVVDAERIEAMARKIGFFVTAGSDFHGEKVRAERRLGHTSGGKAIEDRFWTEELRPHLKNFTETF; this is encoded by the coding sequence ATGATAGATCTGCATTCTCATTCTACTGCGTCGGACGGACAGTACAGCCCTGCTGCATTGGTTCAAAAAGCCGCATCCGAAGGAGTTCGCGTTTTAGCCCTTACCGATCACGATACCTTAGCCGGACATGAAGAAGCTTCGGAAGCGGCAAAAAAAGCCAGCATCGTTTTTATTCCTGGAACGGAACTTGAAATTGAATGGCCGACGGGAGAATTTCATCTGTTGGGACTGGGAATAATGCCCGGTTCAAAAAAATTAGCGAGTATCATTTCATATCTGCAAGATGAACGCAAGCGAAGGAATTCTCTTATCGTGCAAAAGATGAGAGACGGCGGCGTTGATATCACTATGGATGAAATGGAAAAAATATTTGCCGGACAGACCGTTGGGCGGCCGCATTTTGCCGACCTGCTTGTTTTAAGAAAGATCGTAAAGACTCGACAAGAAGCGTTTGACAAGTATTTTGCGCGCGGCCGCCCCTGGTACATACCGCGCAAAGGCGCCGACCTGCAAGAGGCGGTAGAGGCTATCCTCGCCGCTTCGGGAGTTCCCGTTATCGCGCATCCGCTTTCTCTCTATGTCTCGTGGGGAAAACTTGAAAATACGCTTCGCGGCATTTACGACAGCGGTGTTCAGGGACTTGAAGCGTGGCATCCGGGCGCGCGCGTTGTTGATGCGGAGCGCATTGAAGCTATGGCGCGGAAAATAGGTTTTTTTGTAACGGCCGGAAGCGATTTTCACGGTGAAAAAGTCAGAGCCGAACGCAGACTCGGGCATACTTCAGGCGGAAAAGCTATAGAAGATCGTTTTTGGACAGAAGAACTTCGCCCTCATTTAAAGAATTTTACGGAAACTTTTTGA
- the fabG gene encoding 3-oxoacyl-ACP reductase FabG, which yields MDLLKNKKALVTGSSRGIGRKIVEVFMENGAEVWGLCSHPSAAKADLESFAARHGTKFHEICADAGNHSELASVVSSALKESGGFDVLVNNAGITKDGLSFRMKMEDWQKVIDINLTGVFVATQIVSNDMIHRKSGSIINMSSISGVHGEGGQTNYSASKAALIGYTKALCKETGSREVRVNAVAPGFIDTDMTRAVKEEIRESWVKHIPMRRAGTVEEVANTVLFLASDLSSYITGQVIGIDGGLGA from the coding sequence ATGGATCTGCTGAAAAATAAAAAAGCCCTTGTAACGGGCTCAAGCCGCGGAATAGGACGAAAGATAGTTGAAGTTTTTATGGAAAACGGAGCCGAAGTTTGGGGGTTGTGTTCTCATCCTTCCGCCGCCAAAGCGGATCTTGAATCTTTTGCGGCACGGCACGGCACGAAATTCCACGAAATTTGTGCGGATGCGGGAAATCACAGCGAACTGGCGTCCGTAGTTTCTTCCGCGTTAAAAGAATCCGGCGGATTTGACGTGCTTGTAAACAATGCCGGAATTACAAAAGACGGCCTTTCTTTCCGTATGAAGATGGAAGATTGGCAAAAAGTTATCGATATAAACCTTACGGGGGTATTCGTTGCGACGCAGATAGTTTCCAACGATATGATTCATAGAAAATCCGGTTCGATAATAAATATGTCGAGCATTTCAGGCGTTCACGGAGAAGGCGGACAGACAAACTATTCCGCAAGCAAGGCGGCTCTCATAGGGTATACTAAGGCGCTTTGTAAAGAAACCGGAAGCCGCGAAGTTCGCGTAAATGCGGTTGCTCCGGGTTTTATCGACACCGATATGACGCGCGCCGTAAAAGAGGAAATTCGCGAATCCTGGGTAAAACATATTCCCATGCGCCGCGCCGGTACGGTTGAAGAAGTGGCAAATACCGTCTTATTCCTTGCAAGCGATTTGTCTTCATATATTACGGGACAGGTCATAGGAATTGACGGAGGATTGGGCGCTTAA
- a CDS encoding ACP S-malonyltransferase gives MAKKYAFLFPGQGAQTPGMMKDVCEAFVEARKCIDKASEITGEDITKLLWETDASVLSRTDRSQLAITAASLAVAAAIKSKGVEPSSVMGFSLGEFPALYTAGVLSFEDVIKVVQQRGKIMQGVCEEIAAANEGHAPGMAAVIGLEPKKIIEITKSCEGAYAANMNSEKQTVISATAAGLDQAEAKCKEAGARRFIRLAVAGPFHSPLMQKAAAGFEKAIENVAFNDPKIALFSNVSGKKVTKGSEAKEAAVLHLTHPVLWTDEEVVLGSTIEGDTSNEWAVLEVGPGKVLSGLWRDTAFGEKWPSIPVGTASDINSL, from the coding sequence ATGGCAAAAAAATATGCGTTTTTATTTCCTGGACAGGGCGCTCAGACGCCCGGAATGATGAAAGATGTTTGCGAGGCCTTTGTTGAAGCTCGCAAGTGTATCGATAAAGCTTCCGAGATCACAGGTGAAGATATCACAAAACTCCTGTGGGAAACCGACGCTTCCGTTTTAAGCAGAACTGACCGCAGTCAGCTTGCGATCACGGCGGCGTCTCTTGCAGTCGCTGCAGCGATTAAGTCCAAAGGCGTTGAACCGTCTTCCGTTATGGGTTTCAGCTTAGGCGAATTTCCGGCGCTTTATACGGCCGGAGTTCTTTCATTTGAAGACGTGATTAAGGTTGTTCAACAGCGCGGAAAAATCATGCAGGGCGTATGTGAGGAAATCGCCGCCGCAAACGAAGGACACGCTCCCGGCATGGCGGCCGTCATAGGTCTTGAACCCAAAAAAATTATTGAAATCACAAAAAGCTGCGAAGGCGCTTATGCTGCAAACATGAACAGCGAAAAGCAGACGGTTATTTCCGCCACCGCCGCTGGTCTCGATCAGGCCGAAGCGAAATGCAAGGAAGCCGGCGCCCGCCGCTTTATCCGCCTTGCGGTTGCGGGGCCGTTTCACAGCCCGCTCATGCAAAAGGCGGCGGCAGGATTTGAAAAGGCTATAGAGAACGTCGCTTTTAACGATCCTAAGATCGCTCTTTTCAGCAATGTCAGCGGAAAAAAAGTGACAAAAGGAAGCGAAGCAAAGGAGGCGGCCGTTCTCCATTTGACGCATCCCGTTTTATGGACGGACGAAGAGGTCGTTTTAGGTTCGACGATCGAAGGCGATACGTCAAACGAATGGGCTGTTTTGGAAGTAGGCCCCGGAAAGGTGTTGAGCGGATTATGGCGCGATACAGCATTCGGTGAAAAATGGCCTTCAATACCCGTAGGTACCGCTTCCGACATTAATTCATTATAA
- the fabF gene encoding beta-ketoacyl-ACP synthase II, giving the protein MAQRRVVITGMGAVTPLGNSVEETWAGVKAGKSGIAPITHFDTSDINVKYAAEIKHFDASKYMDPKEARKMARFTKYAVAAARMALEDANLIDNKEVLDNAGVFLGVGIGGFEVTEEGCIRYHESNHQRVPPMTIPELIPNEAAGNICMQFGIHGLSHTVATACASGCDALGDALDLIRAGRLDVCLSGGAESTVNGYAMVAFDVLQTLSKSFTDDPTKASRPFDKKREGFVMGEGSAILILEEYEHAKKRGAKIYAELAGYGASSDAYHLTSPDPSGVCGSRCMIAAMKDAGVKPEDIQYYNAHGTSTHINDPSETKMIKLAFGEEQAKKLKISSTKSMTGHCLGATGAIEAMICVKAIEDGFFPATINLDEPDVEGGCDLDYIPNKGYEGKIDCAMSTNFGFGGHNGAVVIKKMK; this is encoded by the coding sequence ATGGCACAGAGAAGAGTTGTTATTACCGGAATGGGAGCTGTAACACCGTTGGGAAATTCCGTGGAGGAAACTTGGGCCGGAGTTAAAGCGGGTAAGAGCGGTATCGCGCCGATTACGCATTTTGATACGAGCGATATAAACGTTAAATATGCCGCCGAAATAAAACATTTTGATGCGTCAAAATACATGGATCCGAAAGAAGCCCGTAAGATGGCTCGTTTTACAAAGTATGCGGTAGCAGCCGCAAGAATGGCGCTTGAAGATGCAAATCTTATTGATAACAAAGAAGTTCTTGACAACGCAGGCGTATTTTTGGGCGTAGGGATAGGCGGATTTGAAGTTACCGAAGAAGGCTGTATCCGTTATCATGAATCGAACCACCAGAGAGTGCCTCCCATGACAATTCCCGAACTTATTCCCAATGAAGCTGCAGGAAATATCTGCATGCAGTTCGGAATTCACGGACTTTCTCATACCGTAGCTACGGCCTGTGCCAGCGGCTGCGACGCTTTGGGAGACGCTTTGGATCTCATACGTGCGGGGCGCCTTGACGTTTGCCTTTCAGGCGGAGCCGAAAGCACCGTTAACGGCTACGCAATGGTCGCCTTTGACGTGCTTCAAACCCTTTCCAAATCATTTACGGACGATCCTACAAAGGCCAGCCGCCCGTTCGATAAAAAACGAGAGGGCTTTGTTATGGGCGAAGGAAGCGCTATACTCATCCTTGAAGAATATGAGCACGCAAAGAAGCGCGGAGCAAAAATCTATGCGGAATTAGCGGGTTACGGCGCTTCAAGCGACGCTTATCATCTTACGAGTCCCGATCCTTCAGGTGTTTGCGGTTCGCGCTGTATGATTGCCGCAATGAAAGATGCGGGCGTAAAACCTGAAGACATTCAATACTATAACGCGCACGGAACGTCGACACATATAAACGATCCTTCCGAAACAAAGATGATAAAACTTGCTTTCGGTGAAGAGCAGGCAAAAAAACTTAAAATTTCATCTACAAAGAGCATGACGGGACATTGTTTGGGAGCTACGGGCGCTATCGAGGCTATGATTTGCGTAAAAGCGATAGAAGACGGATTTTTCCCTGCGACTATCAATCTTGACGAGCCGGACGTGGAAGGCGGTTGCGATCTTGATTACATCCCGAACAAAGGATATGAAGGGAAAATCGATTGCGCTATGAGCACGAACTTCGGGTTCGGCGGACATAACGGCGCAGTCGTCATCAAAAAAATGAAATAG
- the fabZ gene encoding 3-hydroxyacyl-ACP dehydratase FabZ → MAGTRNIEILLPHRSPFLFVDEIISCDDEGSVSKRKFTEKDFFFRGHFPKYPVVPGMILVEAMAQAGGAALSFQRKFEEGSLYFLGTVDKVKFRKQVRPGDIVRMEIKNLRVSKNMIKQSGKAYVGGTLCAEAEWMCLVGITV, encoded by the coding sequence ATGGCAGGAACAAGAAACATAGAAATATTGCTGCCTCATCGCAGTCCGTTTTTATTTGTCGACGAGATTATAAGCTGCGATGACGAAGGCAGCGTAAGCAAACGAAAATTTACGGAAAAAGATTTCTTTTTTAGAGGACATTTTCCGAAATATCCGGTGGTTCCGGGTATGATACTCGTAGAAGCAATGGCACAAGCCGGCGGAGCTGCGTTGAGCTTTCAGAGAAAATTTGAAGAAGGCAGTTTATACTTTTTGGGAACGGTAGATAAAGTAAAATTCCGTAAGCAGGTTAGGCCGGGCGACATTGTCCGAATGGAAATAAAAAATTTGCGCGTAAGCAAAAACATGATAAAACAGTCCGGAAAGGCCTACGTCGGCGGAACTCTTTGCGCCGAAGCCGAATGGATGTGTCTGGTCGGCATAACGGTTTAG